One Onthophagus taurus isolate NC chromosome 11, IU_Otau_3.0, whole genome shotgun sequence genomic window carries:
- the LOC111416927 gene encoding mitochondrial disaggregase-like yields the protein MFHARRYIRLSAYFLNRHLSYHYSNEIGTNFNIPPIPTYHYENYRDKSKENPWWKTPSPYLFSLALATVYCDSNNKFNEKRFFRAVQNGEDIDLKRLLAKQQLNVNVRHKLGWTALMVAAVNGRSEICKVLLEKGADPNLGDMYINASRTAAEKGLHSIEVLMSRDEEFSGKLNNRATFLGFTALHYAVLSDQTEIVRMLLMNGANPLIENDAGHRPAQYANDEEIKKQLHEYTAKFEVLQREKELEERRRFPLEDRLKQFIVGQEGAITTVAATVRRKENGWADDDHPLVFLFLGSSGIGKTELAKQLASYIHKEKLPGFIRLDMSEYQEKHEVAKLIGAPPGYIGHDEGGQLTKKLKKCPNAVVLFDEVDKAHPDVLTVLLQLFDEGRLTDGQGKTIECKNAIFIMTSNLASDEIAHHGIELRDEIEKIRTERLINNIESEKTYNDNIVVSRKFKDQVVKPILKRHFKRDEFLGRINEIVYFLPFSRSELIQLVEKELQLWAQRAKDKHKIDLMWDRNVQSTLADGYDINYGARSIKYEVERRVVNQLAAAHEKGIICSGCTVKVSAISVDPTKTPMIRLAVRQQGVNDYMEIDNSFKPLKNKRVFF from the exons ATGTTTCACGCGAGACGGTACATCAGGTTAAGCGCGTATTTCTTAAATCGACACCTATCATACCATTATTCTAATGAAATTGGAACAAACTTCAACATACCACCGATTCCTACTTaccattatgaaaattatagaGATAAATCCAAAGAAAACCCTTGGTGGAAAACTCCTTCTCCGTATCTTTTCTCATTAGCGTTGGCCACCGTTTACTGTGACAGCAACaataagtttaatgaaaaaagatttttccgGGCTGTCCAAAACGGCGAAGACATTGATTTaaaaag ACTTTTAGCAAAACAGCAATTAAATGTTAACGTACGACATAAATTGGGATGGACTGCTCTTATGGTCGCCGCTGTTAACGGTCGAAGTGAAATTTGTAAggttttattagaaaaaggAGCCGACCCTAATTTAGGTGATATGTACATTAATGCTAGTAGAACAGCCGCTGAGAAAGGATTACACTCAATTGAAG tattaatgTCCCGTGATGAagaattttctggaaaattaaataatcgaGCTACATTCCTTGGGTTTACTGCTTTGCATTATGCTGTTTTATCAGATCAAACTGAAATAGTTCGAATGTTATTAATGAATGGGGCGAATCCATTGATTGAAAATGATGCCGGGCACCGGCCTGCCCAATATGCTAatgatgaagaaattaaaaaacaattacatGAATATACAGCTaag tttgagGTGTTACAACGCGaaaaagaattagaagaaCGACGACGATTTCCTCTTGAGGATCGTTTAAAACAGTTTATTGTCGGACAAGAAGGTGCGATAACAACAGTAGCAGCTA CTGTTCGTCGTAAAGAAAATGGTTGGGCAGACGATGATCATCCATTAGTATTCTTATTTCTCGGTTCTTCCGGAATTGGTAAAACTGAATTAGCTAAACAATTAGCTTCTTATATCCACAAAGAAAAGCTTCCTGGTTTTATAAGACTCGATATGTCCGAGTATCAAGAAAAACACGAAGTAGCTAAATTAATTGGAGCTCCTCCTGGTTATATCGGCCACGATGAAGGTGGCCAATTAAcgaaaaaacttaaaaaatgcCCGAACGCTGTTGTTTTATTCGACGAAGTCGATAAAGCCCACCCGGATGTTTTAACGGTTCTTTTACAACTTTTCGATGAAGGTAGATTAACTGACGGTCAAGGAAAAACGATAGAATGTAAAAATGCTATTTTTATAATGACTTCGAATTTGGCTAGCGATGAAATCGCTCATCACGGGATTGAATTAAGAGATGAAATCGAAAAGATTCGCACAgaaagattaataaataacattgaaaGTGAAAAAACTTATAACGATAATATAGTTGTTAgtagaaaatttaaagatcAAGTTgttaaaccaattttgaaaagGCATTTTAAAAGGGATGAATTTTTGGGGagaattaatgaaattgtttattttttaccaTTTTCTAGAAGTGAATTAATTCAGTTGGTCGAAAAAGAGTTGCAATTATGGGCGCAAAGA gcaaaagataaacataaaatcgatttaatgtGGGATAGAAACGTTCAATCGACTTTAGCTGATGGTTATGATATTAATTATGGCGCAAGATCGATAAAATACGAAGTAGAACGACGAGTTGTTAATCAATTAGCGGCTGCTCACGAAAAAGGAATTATTTGTTCTGGATGTACTGTAAAAGTTTCCGCTATCTCTGTAGATCCAACAAAAACACCGATGATTCGATTAGCAGTTCGTCAACAAGGAGTTAATGATTATATGGAAATTGATAACAGTTTTAAaccgttaaaaaataaacgagttttcttttaa